In Vibrio atlanticus, the following proteins share a genomic window:
- the leuC gene encoding 3-isopropylmalate dehydratase large subunit: protein MSTNQQAKTLYEKVYDAHVAVAAKGETPILYIDRHLVHEVTSPQAFDGLREKGRKVRQVGKTFATMDHNVSTQAKDINASGEMARIQMETLSKNCEEFGVTLYDLNHKYQGIVHVMGPELGITLPGMTIVCGDSHTATHGAFGSLAFGIGTSEVEHVLATQTLKQARAKTMKIEVKGKVAEGITAKDIVLAIIGKTTAAGGTGYVVEFCGEAITDLTMEGRMTVCNMAIELGAKAGLIAPDATTYEYIKGRKFSPQGEDLEAAIEYWDTLKTDVDAEFDAVVTLEAADIKPQVTWGTNPGQVISVDTPIPAPESFADPVEKASAEKALAYMGLEAGKSLSDYNVDKVFVGSCTNSRIEDMRAAAAVAKGRQVAKHVQALIVPGSEQVKAQAEAEGLDKIFIEAGFEWRLPGCSMCLAMNNDRLGPQERCASTSNRNFEGRQGRDGRTHLVSPAMAAAAAIAGHFVDIREL from the coding sequence ATGTCGACAAACCAGCAAGCAAAAACCTTATACGAAAAAGTTTATGACGCTCACGTTGCAGTTGCAGCAAAGGGCGAAACACCAATTCTTTATATCGATCGCCACTTAGTCCACGAAGTAACATCACCACAAGCCTTTGATGGCCTGCGTGAAAAAGGTCGTAAAGTTCGCCAAGTAGGCAAAACTTTTGCAACCATGGATCACAACGTATCGACACAAGCGAAAGACATCAACGCCTCTGGTGAGATGGCTCGTATCCAAATGGAAACGCTATCGAAAAACTGTGAAGAGTTTGGTGTCACGCTCTACGACCTAAACCACAAATACCAAGGTATTGTGCACGTAATGGGCCCTGAGCTAGGTATTACTCTGCCGGGCATGACCATTGTATGTGGTGACTCACACACAGCAACACACGGTGCATTTGGCTCATTAGCATTCGGTATCGGTACTTCAGAAGTTGAACATGTTCTAGCAACTCAAACGCTAAAACAAGCTCGCGCTAAAACCATGAAGATCGAAGTAAAAGGCAAAGTCGCTGAAGGCATTACAGCAAAAGATATCGTGCTCGCAATCATCGGTAAGACAACAGCCGCTGGCGGTACAGGCTATGTAGTTGAATTCTGTGGTGAAGCAATTACTGACCTTACAATGGAAGGTCGTATGACGGTATGTAACATGGCAATCGAGCTTGGTGCTAAAGCCGGTCTAATTGCTCCAGATGCAACGACATACGAATACATCAAAGGTCGTAAGTTCTCTCCACAAGGTGAAGACTTAGAAGCGGCAATCGAATACTGGGACACATTGAAAACTGATGTTGACGCTGAATTCGATGCAGTTGTGACACTAGAAGCAGCAGACATCAAGCCACAAGTGACTTGGGGCACTAACCCAGGTCAGGTTATCTCGGTAGACACGCCAATCCCTGCACCAGAAAGCTTTGCAGATCCTGTTGAAAAAGCTTCAGCAGAAAAGGCTCTGGCGTACATGGGCCTTGAAGCGGGTAAATCACTATCGGATTACAACGTCGATAAAGTGTTCGTGGGTTCTTGTACTAACTCGCGTATCGAAGACATGCGTGCAGCTGCAGCAGTAGCGAAAGGACGCCAAGTAGCGAAACATGTTCAAGCATTGATCGTTCCGGGCTCTGAGCAAGTGAAAGCACAAGCTGAAGCTGAAGGCTTAGATAAGATCTTTATCGAAGCAGGCTTTGAATGGCGCCTACCGGGTTGCTCTATGTGTCTTGCAATGAACAATGACCGTTTAGGTCCTCAAGAGCGCTGTGCTTCTACATCAAACCGTAACTTTGAAGGTCGCCAAGGCCGTGATGGTCGTACGCACCTAGTTAGCCCAGCAATGGCAGCCGCAGCGGCAATCGCTGGTCACTTTGTCGATATTCGTGAACTTTAA
- a CDS encoding DUF547 domain-containing protein: MKQLLFIVSLLFSTLAWSAPKSDLWRYWNQSDETNLEQVSHQDWQQLLDSYLVKQGQNTLVRYKAVNTADKTKLKQYIKQLEQVNPLDYSKAEQYAYWVNLYNAVTVDLILDAYPIKSITKLGGLFSFGPWGDDVVIVNGKSLTLNDIEHRILRPIWQDPRTHYAVNCASLGCPNLQPQAFTADNTEMLLEQAATEFINSDKGVLVNSNDLELSSIYEWFAVDFGTEKQLIQHLDQYRKNPVTNTNKISYDYDWSLNKAN; the protein is encoded by the coding sequence ATGAAACAACTACTTTTTATTGTCAGCCTACTTTTCTCAACCTTAGCTTGGTCTGCGCCTAAATCCGATCTTTGGCGATACTGGAACCAAAGCGACGAAACCAACCTAGAACAGGTATCTCATCAAGATTGGCAGCAACTCCTCGATAGCTACTTGGTTAAACAGGGGCAAAATACGTTAGTTCGCTATAAAGCGGTGAACACTGCCGATAAGACAAAACTTAAGCAATACATCAAGCAACTCGAACAAGTTAATCCGCTCGACTATTCAAAAGCGGAACAGTATGCCTACTGGGTTAATCTATATAACGCCGTGACTGTCGATCTAATTCTCGATGCTTACCCAATAAAATCCATCACCAAGCTCGGCGGACTGTTTAGTTTTGGGCCATGGGGAGATGATGTGGTCATCGTTAACGGAAAATCACTGACACTCAACGATATTGAACACCGAATCCTAAGACCGATTTGGCAAGATCCGCGCACGCATTATGCAGTGAACTGTGCGAGTTTAGGTTGCCCTAACTTACAGCCTCAGGCCTTTACTGCTGACAATACAGAAATGCTACTAGAACAAGCGGCGACCGAGTTTATAAACAGTGATAAAGGTGTGCTAGTCAACAGCAATGATCTTGAATTGTCATCCATCTACGAATGGTTTGCTGTGGATTTTGGTACAGAAAAACAACTCATTCAACACCTAGACCAATATCGAAAAAATCCGGTAACGAACACTAACAAAATCAGCTATGACTACGATTGGTCACTTAACAAAGCGAACTAG
- the apaG gene encoding Co2+/Mg2+ efflux protein ApaG, with protein sequence MDISTPCIKCQVHSKYIEEQSEPSKNRYVFAYIITIKNLSKTTVQLMSRRWLITDSNGKQLTIEGDGVVGQQPVIEANDEYTYTSGTVIETPVGVMQGHYVMTDHKGIDFITEVDPFRLAIPNILN encoded by the coding sequence ATGGATATATCTACGCCTTGTATCAAATGCCAAGTTCATTCTAAATATATTGAAGAACAATCTGAGCCATCTAAGAATCGCTACGTTTTCGCTTACATCATTACCATCAAAAATCTAAGTAAAACAACGGTACAACTTATGTCTCGCCGCTGGCTGATTACCGACTCTAACGGTAAACAACTCACCATAGAAGGTGATGGCGTGGTTGGGCAGCAGCCTGTGATTGAAGCCAATGACGAATACACATATACCAGTGGTACGGTCATCGAAACCCCTGTGGGTGTTATGCAAGGTCACTATGTGATGACCGATCATAAAGGCATTGATTTCATAACAGAAGTCGACCCATTTAGACTGGCTATCCCCAATATCCTTAACTAG
- the pdxA gene encoding 4-hydroxythreonine-4-phosphate dehydrogenase PdxA translates to MTTKRLVITAGEPAGIGPDLTLALSQESWPHQLVVCADKTLLAERAEMLGIEVELLDYDSTAPKQPQRSGTLVVKHVPLAEVAVAGQLNEANGHYVLNTLETAAIGCMNDEFDAIVTGPVHKGVINRAGVAFSGHTEFFAEKSNTPLVVMMLATEGLRVALVTTHIPLAYVSQAVTEDRLEQIIAILHKDLVEKFAIEKPTIYVCGLNPHAGEDGCLGREEIETITPTLEKIRQKDGINLVGPLPADTIFNEKYLQDADAVLGMYHDQVLPVLKYKGFGRSVNITLGLPFIRTSVDHGTALDLAGKGQADTGSFRTALTHAIELVEKKQ, encoded by the coding sequence ATGACAACTAAACGCCTTGTCATTACGGCAGGTGAACCAGCGGGAATTGGGCCAGATCTAACTCTGGCTCTATCTCAAGAAAGCTGGCCACATCAGCTCGTCGTTTGTGCGGACAAAACCCTACTAGCAGAGCGAGCTGAAATGTTAGGGATCGAGGTTGAGCTGTTAGACTACGACTCAACCGCGCCTAAGCAACCTCAACGCTCTGGAACACTGGTTGTGAAACATGTTCCACTCGCTGAAGTCGCCGTTGCGGGTCAACTTAATGAAGCGAACGGCCACTACGTATTAAATACATTAGAAACCGCAGCAATTGGCTGTATGAATGATGAATTTGATGCTATTGTCACCGGCCCTGTTCACAAGGGTGTAATTAACCGAGCTGGCGTTGCTTTTAGTGGCCATACCGAGTTCTTTGCAGAGAAGTCCAATACTCCACTTGTCGTGATGATGTTGGCAACAGAAGGGCTGCGTGTTGCTCTCGTAACAACGCACATCCCACTAGCTTATGTATCTCAAGCAGTGACCGAAGACAGATTAGAGCAAATCATTGCTATTTTGCATAAAGATTTGGTCGAAAAGTTTGCTATAGAGAAACCAACTATTTACGTGTGTGGATTGAACCCACATGCGGGTGAAGATGGTTGTTTGGGCCGTGAAGAGATAGAAACTATCACCCCTACGCTAGAAAAAATTCGCCAAAAAGATGGTATTAATTTAGTTGGCCCATTGCCAGCAGACACCATCTTTAATGAAAAATATTTGCAAGATGCAGATGCTGTTTTAGGTATGTATCACGACCAAGTACTCCCGGTATTGAAATACAAAGGGTTTGGTCGCTCAGTGAACATCACGCTTGGCTTACCGTTTATTCGCACATCAGTCGATCACGGTACCGCCTTAGACTTGGCAGGGAAAGGCCAAGCCGATACAGGGAGCTTTAGAACAGCGCTCACGCACGCCATTGAATTAGTAGAGAAAAAGCAATGA
- the leuD gene encoding 3-isopropylmalate dehydratase small subunit: MSGFQQHTGLVVPLDTANIDTDAIIPKQFLQKVNRIGFGKHLFHDWRFLDDAGQQPNPEFVMNAPRYKGASILLARENFGCGSSREHAPWALADYGIKVMIAPSFADIFYGNSINNQMVPVRLTEQEVDELFQFVEANEGAEIDVDLEAMKVRANGKEYSFEIDEFRRHCLLNGLDNIGLTLQHADKISEFEAKIPSFLK, translated from the coding sequence ATGTCAGGTTTTCAACAACACACCGGATTAGTCGTTCCTCTAGATACGGCCAACATCGATACTGATGCGATCATTCCAAAGCAGTTTCTACAGAAAGTGAACCGTATCGGTTTTGGTAAGCACTTGTTCCACGACTGGCGCTTCCTAGATGACGCTGGCCAACAGCCAAACCCTGAGTTTGTAATGAACGCTCCTCGCTACAAAGGTGCTTCAATTCTTCTCGCTCGTGAAAACTTTGGTTGTGGTTCATCTCGTGAACATGCACCGTGGGCGCTTGCCGACTACGGTATTAAAGTGATGATCGCGCCAAGCTTTGCAGATATTTTCTACGGTAACTCGATCAACAACCAGATGGTCCCTGTTCGTCTGACAGAACAGGAAGTCGATGAACTATTCCAGTTCGTTGAGGCAAACGAAGGCGCTGAGATCGACGTTGATTTAGAAGCAATGAAAGTCAGAGCGAATGGAAAAGAATACTCGTTTGAGATTGATGAGTTCCGTCGTCACTGTTTGCTGAATGGCCTAGATAACATCGGCCTAACGCTTCAACACGCAGATAAGATTTCAGAGTTTGAAGCTAAGATTCCTAGCTTCCTGAAGTAA
- the rsmA gene encoding 16S rRNA (adenine(1518)-N(6)/adenine(1519)-N(6))-dimethyltransferase RsmA produces MRNDVHLGHKARKRFGQNFLNDPYIIDGIVSSINPLPGQNLVEIGPGLGAITEPVGKLVDKFTVIELDRDLAERLRNHPDLAEKLTIYEGDAMKFDFEQLVKPNNKLRIFGNLPYNISTPLMFHLFEFHKDVQDMHFMLQKEVVNRLAAGPGTKAYGRLTVMAQYYCKVTPVLEVPPTAFVPPPKVDSAVVRLQPYEVLPYPAKDLKWLDRVCREGFNQRRKTVRNCYKSLIDKEVLEELGVNPGMRPENLTLEQFVDMANWLHDSHNADK; encoded by the coding sequence ATGAGAAATGATGTCCACTTAGGGCACAAAGCGCGTAAACGTTTTGGTCAAAACTTCCTTAACGATCCATACATTATTGATGGAATCGTATCGAGTATTAACCCACTACCAGGCCAGAACTTAGTAGAAATCGGCCCTGGTCTTGGTGCGATTACTGAGCCTGTTGGCAAGCTTGTCGACAAGTTCACAGTAATTGAACTGGATAGAGATCTTGCTGAACGTCTGCGTAATCACCCTGATCTTGCTGAAAAGTTAACGATCTATGAAGGCGATGCAATGAAGTTCGATTTCGAACAACTTGTTAAGCCAAACAACAAGCTGCGTATCTTCGGTAACTTGCCATACAACATCTCTACACCATTGATGTTCCACCTTTTTGAGTTCCATAAAGACGTGCAAGACATGCACTTTATGCTTCAAAAAGAAGTGGTTAACCGATTGGCAGCGGGTCCTGGCACTAAAGCTTACGGTCGTCTAACGGTTATGGCTCAATATTACTGTAAAGTCACTCCTGTGCTAGAAGTGCCACCAACAGCATTTGTTCCGCCACCGAAAGTAGACTCTGCAGTCGTTCGCCTTCAGCCTTATGAAGTACTGCCTTACCCGGCAAAAGATCTTAAGTGGTTAGATCGCGTATGTCGCGAAGGCTTTAACCAGCGTCGTAAAACAGTACGTAACTGCTACAAGAGCCTAATCGACAAGGAAGTGCTTGAAGAGCTAGGTGTAAACCCTGGCATGCGCCCTGAGAACCTGACGCTCGAACAGTTTGTCGATATGGCGAACTGGTTGCACGACAGTCACAACGCTGACAAATAA
- the lptD gene encoding LPS assembly protein LptD — MQSFSRTLLAASISTALYVSTTQAETTTDNSVQEMPAIGQCLIKPSKDPIDQCRVQPVSENDTQLPAHVESDRLEAINGDKAIYSGDVRVTQGNKTILADNVTLHQQENIVVAEGNVNFSDGQIKSVSERATNNLTTDEMTLENTNYEFLCEQGRGEAVYIANTGKAVYEIEDGSITSCPIGDNAWRLRASSIDVDQNEEEATFYNPRFEIQSVPVFYLPYLTVPIGDTRKTGFLYPTVSYGSSDGFEFEIPVYWNLAPNYDLETTFKYMQERGIQLNSEFRYLSDFGFGVIKSEYLPDDKKYQEKGDRWGAQLAHSGIFQESWLFEIDYSKVSDIEYFTDVNGSGIGSREDGQLLQEGQATYRSQNWDASVLVRDFQVLTNTTNNLPYRLLPQLEYNYYAPEVMEYLDFDLVSHVSLFDTDAKGKPSATRIHVEPGITIPVGNTWGTWTTEARLLGTYYQQDLDGVDTTSDKYKDLEKSVSRVIPEFRSHAGIVLERGTKVIGNYTQTLEPQVQYLYVPKEDQNNIGLYDTTLLQTDYYGLFRSRKYSGVDRIAAANQVSYGASSRFFDDEYKERLNVSFGQIFYIDKDTKQHLTLDTKDKNSNYSSWAVEVDFNYDDYLFYHGGVQYDIDTTAMQLANSTIEYRFSGGYIQTNYRYVTKEYIEDTVDFNVGSITKDGISQAGLLGAYQISRKWSASAQYFYDLTTEENLEWLAELNYKSDCWYIGFTYSNQLRRWEGDYINTSNATPVYEKNFGFNFGIVGFGTNIGSDSSEVSETSSGNALSYGRPFFLNN; from the coding sequence ATGCAATCTTTTTCCCGCACCTTGTTAGCCGCGTCTATAAGTACGGCATTATACGTATCGACAACTCAAGCTGAAACAACCACCGATAATAGTGTGCAGGAAATGCCCGCTATCGGTCAATGCTTGATCAAACCCTCGAAAGATCCTATCGACCAATGCAGAGTTCAACCCGTATCAGAAAACGATACACAACTTCCCGCTCATGTTGAGTCCGATCGCTTAGAGGCTATCAATGGTGACAAGGCAATCTACTCAGGTGATGTAAGAGTTACCCAAGGAAACAAAACCATCCTTGCCGACAATGTAACGCTTCACCAACAAGAAAATATCGTTGTAGCTGAAGGCAACGTAAACTTTAGCGATGGTCAAATTAAATCAGTATCAGAAAGAGCAACCAATAATCTGACTACCGATGAAATGACGCTCGAAAATACCAATTATGAATTCCTCTGTGAGCAAGGCAGAGGAGAGGCGGTTTATATCGCGAATACAGGTAAAGCCGTCTATGAAATCGAAGATGGCTCAATCACCTCTTGCCCTATCGGTGACAACGCTTGGCGCTTAAGAGCATCAAGTATCGATGTCGACCAAAATGAAGAAGAGGCTACGTTCTACAATCCAAGGTTTGAAATTCAGAGCGTTCCTGTTTTTTATCTGCCTTACTTAACCGTTCCGATTGGTGATACGCGTAAAACAGGCTTCTTATATCCAACGGTATCATATGGCTCAAGTGATGGTTTTGAATTTGAGATCCCTGTTTATTGGAACTTAGCACCAAACTACGACTTAGAAACCACCTTTAAGTACATGCAAGAACGTGGAATTCAACTTAACAGTGAGTTCAGATACTTAAGCGACTTTGGTTTTGGGGTTATCAAATCTGAATACTTACCTGATGACAAAAAATACCAAGAGAAAGGTGATCGTTGGGGGGCTCAGCTAGCGCATTCAGGGATATTTCAAGAATCTTGGTTGTTTGAAATTGATTACTCAAAAGTTAGCGATATCGAGTACTTCACGGATGTCAACGGAAGCGGTATTGGTAGTCGTGAAGACGGTCAGTTACTTCAGGAAGGGCAGGCTACATACCGTTCTCAAAATTGGGATGCGTCTGTACTTGTGCGAGACTTTCAGGTTCTTACAAATACGACAAACAACCTTCCATACCGCCTGCTCCCACAGCTGGAATATAACTATTATGCCCCGGAGGTAATGGAGTATTTAGATTTCGACTTGGTCAGCCATGTGTCTCTGTTTGATACCGATGCAAAAGGCAAACCATCAGCAACTCGTATTCACGTTGAGCCGGGTATTACTATCCCTGTAGGCAACACTTGGGGGACTTGGACCACAGAAGCCCGACTTCTTGGTACTTACTACCAACAAGATCTTGATGGTGTTGATACCACAAGTGACAAATATAAAGATTTAGAAAAGTCAGTAAGTCGAGTTATCCCAGAATTTAGGAGTCATGCTGGTATCGTTTTAGAAAGAGGTACCAAGGTTATTGGTAACTACACTCAAACTCTAGAACCCCAAGTTCAATACCTGTATGTACCAAAAGAAGATCAAAACAACATTGGTCTTTACGATACGACACTTCTGCAGACTGATTATTATGGTCTCTTTAGAAGCCGTAAATACAGTGGTGTAGACCGTATCGCTGCAGCTAACCAAGTAAGCTACGGTGCATCATCTCGTTTCTTTGATGATGAGTATAAAGAGCGACTCAATGTGTCTTTTGGACAAATCTTTTATATCGACAAAGATACGAAACAACATCTAACACTTGATACTAAAGATAAGAACTCGAATTACTCATCTTGGGCTGTAGAAGTCGACTTTAATTACGACGACTACCTGTTTTATCATGGTGGGGTTCAGTACGACATCGATACCACAGCAATGCAACTAGCCAACAGCACCATTGAGTACCGTTTTTCTGGTGGTTATATCCAAACCAACTACCGCTACGTAACCAAAGAGTATATCGAAGACACTGTTGATTTTAATGTTGGATCGATTACTAAAGATGGTATATCTCAAGCAGGATTACTCGGAGCCTACCAGATTTCACGTAAGTGGAGTGCCAGCGCTCAGTACTTCTATGATTTAACAACCGAAGAGAACCTTGAGTGGTTAGCTGAACTCAATTACAAATCCGATTGTTGGTATATCGGCTTCACCTATAGTAACCAATTGCGTAGATGGGAAGGTGATTACATCAACACATCGAATGCGACACCAGTATACGAGAAAAACTTTGGCTTTAACTTCGGTATTGTTGGCTTTGGTACCAACATAGGCTCAGACTCAAGCGAAGTAAGTGAAACAAGCTCAGGTAACGCACTCAGCTACGGTCGTCCATTCTTCTTAAACAACTAA
- the djlA gene encoding co-chaperone DjlA: MQIFGKILGAFFGFLFGGPLGLVFGLFLGHQFDKARRLNQSGFNSSGFGRGPSQAERQNEFFKAAFAVMGHVAKAKGQVTPEEIQLASTMMERMNLHGEQRKAAQDAFRDGKESDFPLSDVLERVRISSGGRFDLLQFFLELQVSAAFADGSLHPSERQVLHKIAQGLGFSAEQLERRLQMQEAAFRFQQQGGSFGGHQGHGQSSGWQQASQQNQLADAFKVLGVSESADGKEVKKAYRKLMNEHHPDKLMAKGLPPEMMNVAKEKSQEIQNAYDLIKKVKGFK; encoded by the coding sequence ATGCAAATATTTGGCAAAATTTTGGGCGCTTTTTTTGGTTTTTTATTTGGGGGGCCGCTCGGTTTAGTTTTTGGCCTATTCTTAGGGCACCAGTTCGATAAAGCTCGCCGATTGAACCAATCGGGCTTCAATAGCTCTGGTTTTGGACGAGGTCCAAGCCAAGCTGAAAGGCAAAACGAGTTCTTTAAAGCGGCTTTTGCGGTTATGGGACATGTTGCTAAAGCCAAGGGGCAGGTAACTCCGGAAGAGATTCAGCTCGCTTCTACAATGATGGAGCGTATGAACCTGCATGGCGAGCAACGTAAAGCGGCGCAAGATGCGTTTCGTGATGGCAAAGAGAGTGACTTCCCGTTAAGCGATGTGCTTGAGCGTGTGAGGATCTCATCGGGTGGCCGTTTTGATCTTCTGCAGTTCTTTTTAGAGCTACAGGTATCCGCAGCATTTGCTGATGGCAGCTTGCACCCGAGTGAGCGCCAAGTTCTGCATAAGATAGCGCAAGGTCTTGGCTTTTCTGCAGAACAACTAGAACGCCGTTTACAGATGCAAGAAGCTGCATTCCGTTTTCAACAGCAGGGTGGAAGCTTTGGTGGTCATCAAGGTCACGGGCAATCATCGGGTTGGCAACAGGCTTCGCAACAAAACCAATTGGCCGATGCGTTTAAAGTTCTCGGTGTGAGTGAAAGTGCTGACGGTAAAGAGGTGAAGAAAGCCTACCGTAAACTGATGAATGAACATCACCCAGATAAATTGATGGCGAAGGGTTTGCCACCAGAAATGATGAATGTCGCGAAAGAGAAGTCACAAGAAATTCAAAATGCTTATGACCTAATAAAGAAAGTAAAAGGTTTTAAGTAA
- a CDS encoding DUF924 family protein, with the protein MTVTYRDVLEFWFDELTPKDWFTGGEEIDVLIESRFAEVHKAAAQGELFEWRQNAEGRLAEIIVLDQFSRNIGRNSPTAFSADPMALVLAQEAVAGGFDHQLNEQQKSFLYMPYMHSESLLVHEQAVELFSQTGLEHNLDFEFKHKVIIERFGRYPHRNEVLGRISTPEEVEFLQQPGSSF; encoded by the coding sequence ATGACGGTAACGTATCGGGATGTTCTAGAGTTTTGGTTCGATGAATTGACGCCAAAAGACTGGTTTACTGGCGGCGAAGAAATTGATGTTTTGATAGAGTCTCGATTTGCTGAGGTGCACAAGGCAGCGGCTCAAGGTGAGCTATTTGAATGGCGACAAAATGCAGAAGGGCGCTTAGCTGAAATTATCGTGCTTGATCAGTTTTCTCGAAATATTGGTAGAAACAGTCCGACAGCTTTTTCGGCTGACCCGATGGCGTTAGTTCTAGCGCAAGAGGCGGTAGCGGGTGGTTTTGATCACCAGCTTAACGAGCAACAAAAAAGCTTCCTGTATATGCCTTATATGCACAGTGAATCTTTGTTGGTTCATGAACAAGCCGTGGAGCTCTTTTCTCAAACGGGGTTAGAACATAATCTTGATTTTGAGTTTAAGCACAAGGTCATCATTGAGCGTTTTGGTCGCTACCCTCATCGTAATGAGGTGCTAGGGCGAATTTCGACTCCTGAAGAGGTTGAGTTCTTGCAGCAACCGGGTTCAAGTTTTTAA
- the surA gene encoding peptidylprolyl isomerase SurA: MTLWKRTLIAIAAACTVSISYAAPVELDSVKVIVNEGVILQSDIDTSMKTLRANAKKSGQTLPSQDVLNEQVLEKLIIDTIQTQEAERIGVRIDDARLDQAIEGIAKDNNQTVQQLTASVAEEGLSYNAFREQVRKEIAASEARNALVRRRINILPAEVDNLADILAQETNATVQYKIGHIQLRFNDDQTKEELEAQATDLVEELNNGKDFSTMAYTYSKGPKALQGGDWGWMRKEEMPTIFADQIKMQNKGSIIGPFRSGVGFHILKIEDVKGLETVAVTEVNARHILIKPTVILSDDGAKEQLEEITRRVNAGEASFGDLAQQYSQDPGSAVQDGELGYQTPDLYVPEFKHQVETLPEGKISAPFKTVHGWHIVEVLDRREVDRTDSALKNKAYQILFNRKFNEEVGAWLQEVRASAFVEVVEDDQDDN, encoded by the coding sequence ATGACATTGTGGAAACGCACATTAATTGCTATCGCAGCGGCTTGTACTGTCTCAATAAGCTATGCAGCACCGGTTGAACTCGATAGTGTAAAAGTGATCGTCAACGAGGGCGTGATCTTACAAAGTGACATTGATACTTCAATGAAAACACTGCGCGCAAACGCGAAGAAAAGCGGACAAACATTACCATCACAAGATGTATTGAATGAGCAAGTTCTAGAAAAACTGATCATCGATACAATTCAGACCCAAGAAGCGGAACGTATTGGGGTTCGAATTGATGATGCTCGACTGGATCAAGCGATTGAAGGCATTGCCAAAGATAACAACCAAACAGTACAACAACTTACCGCATCGGTTGCGGAAGAAGGCCTTAGCTACAACGCATTTCGTGAGCAAGTAAGAAAAGAGATTGCAGCAAGTGAAGCTCGTAATGCCTTGGTTCGCCGTCGTATTAATATCCTTCCTGCAGAAGTAGACAACCTAGCGGACATCTTAGCGCAAGAAACCAATGCGACGGTTCAATACAAAATTGGCCACATCCAACTTCGATTCAATGATGACCAAACCAAAGAAGAATTAGAAGCACAAGCGACAGATTTAGTGGAAGAACTAAACAACGGCAAAGACTTCAGCACCATGGCTTATACTTACTCTAAAGGCCCTAAAGCACTACAAGGTGGTGATTGGGGTTGGATGCGTAAAGAAGAGATGCCTACGATTTTTGCAGACCAAATCAAAATGCAGAACAAAGGCAGCATCATCGGTCCTTTCCGAAGTGGTGTTGGCTTCCATATTCTAAAAATTGAAGACGTAAAAGGTTTGGAAACCGTTGCAGTTACCGAGGTTAATGCACGTCATATTTTGATTAAACCAACGGTTATCTTGAGTGATGACGGTGCGAAAGAGCAGCTTGAAGAAATCACGCGTCGCGTAAACGCAGGTGAAGCGAGCTTTGGTGATCTTGCACAGCAATACAGCCAAGACCCAGGTTCAGCAGTACAAGATGGTGAGTTAGGTTACCAAACTCCGGATTTATACGTTCCTGAGTTCAAGCACCAAGTAGAAACATTACCTGAAGGTAAAATCAGTGCGCCATTCAAAACCGTTCACGGTTGGCACATTGTTGAAGTACTAGACCGTCGCGAAGTAGACCGTACCGATTCAGCATTGAAAAACAAAGCTTATCAAATTCTATTTAACCGTAAGTTCAACGAAGAAGTCGGTGCTTGGCTGCAAGAAGTAAGAGCTAGCGCCTTTGTTGAAGTGGTTGAGGACGACCAAGATGACAACTAA